Proteins encoded in a region of the Megalops cyprinoides isolate fMegCyp1 chromosome 3, fMegCyp1.pri, whole genome shotgun sequence genome:
- the LOC118775092 gene encoding CD99 antigen-like protein 2 isoform X1, whose amino-acid sequence MAKFPTWTFLIICLLALEGLSQDFDLSDALFDNVPTKAPAATPKPRPARPGGGDLDLSDFFDVKPTRKPITTKAPAKPKPKPKPQPAADDFDLSDALDPKNDLPGKDKGNRGGGQFSDSDLLDIAEGGAYTPDKGKGGRGGPAIPADNADYDTNAEVGTIAGVASAVAMALVGAVSSYISYQKKKFCFSVQQSLNSGYVKGENPEGVVFQEPQVHQTFLLPPNAQPPSGDSVL is encoded by the exons GCCTGTCCCAGGACTTTGACCTGTCCGACGCTCTGTTCGACAACGTGCCCACCAAAGCGC CCGCAGCCACGCCCAAACCCAGACCAGCAAGACCGGGAGGAGGAG ATCTGGACCTGTCAGACTTCTTTGATGTGAAACCCACGAGAAAACCCATCACCACCAAAGCACCAGCCAAACCAAAGCCCAAACCCAAACCACAGCCAG ctgcagatgaCTTTGACCTGAGTGATGCTCTGGACCCGAAAAATGACCTTCCTGGGAAAGACAAAGGTAACAGAGGAG GTGGCCAGTTCTCGGACAGCGACCTGCTGGACATCGCAGAAGGTGGAGCTTACACTCCGGACAAAGGCAAAG GAGGACGTGGAGGTCCGGCAATCCCTGCAGACAATGCAGACTACG ACACCAACGCTGAGGTTGGCACCATTGCAGGCGTTGCCAGCGCTGTTGCAATGGCGCTAGTGGGTGCGGTCAGCAGCTACATCTCCTACCAGAAGAAGAAGTTCTGCTTCAGCGTACAGC AGTCTCTGAATTCGGGCTATGTGAAGGGGGAGAATCCTGAGGGTGTTGTTTTTCAGGAGCCACAAG TTCATCAAACCTTCCTGCTGCCACCAAATGCTCAGCCTCCCAGTGGTGACAGCGTGCTGTAA
- the LOC118774741 gene encoding myotubularin-like isoform X3, protein MEPLSDMPLLPGEERVIDKDIIYICPFSGAVKGKVVITNYRLYFRSVEAEPVVTFDVPLGTISRVEKMGGASSRGENSYGLDITCKDMRNLRFALKQEGHSRRDIFDILFRHAFPLSHGLQLFAFLSQEKFEENGWNVYNPMQEFRRQGLPNDSWRITFLNENYELCDTYPALLAVPFKASDEDLRKVATFRSRGRIPVLSWIHPEKQAVITRCSQPLVGMSGKRNRDDERYLDLIREANGGTSKLTIFDARPNVNAVANKATGGGYEGEDYQNAELVFLDIHNIHVMRESLKKLKDIVYPHVEEAHWLSSLESTHWLEHVKLVLAGAIQVADKVSSGQSVLVHCSDGWDRTAQLTSLSMLMLDSFYRTLHGFQVLLQKEWLGFGHKFGSRIGHGDKNHADADRSPIFLQFIDCVWQMTKQFPTAFEFNDRLLLTVLDHLYSCRFGTFLYNCESARDANEVKTKTVSLWSLVNSDRSSYINPFYTMESSRVLYPVASMRHLELWVGYYIRWNPRIRHQQQSPVEQRYRELLALKDQYLKKLEELQLSGSAPRLSNSTAPSPASPTQRVTHMHTPF, encoded by the exons ATGGAGCCTCTGTCTGACATGCCACTGCTGCcgggggaggagagggtgatAG aCAAAGACATCATCTACATCTGCCCATTTAGCGGAGCAGTGAAAGGGAAGGTGGTCATCACCAATTACAGACTGTACTTCCGCAGCGTGGAGGCG GAACCTGTAGTGACTTTTGATGTGCCGCTGGGAACCATCAGTCGGGTGGAGAAAATGGGCGGGGCTTCCAGCCGGGGGGAGAATTCCTATGGGCTGGACATCACCTGCAAG GACATGAGGAACTTGCGGTTTGCTCTGAAGCAGGAGGGCCACAGCAGGAGAGACATCTTTGATATCCTGTTTCGGCACGCTTTCCCTCTGTCCCACGGCCTG cAGCTCTTTGCTTTCCTGAGCCAGGAGAAGTTCGAGGAGAACGGGTGGAATGTGTACAACCCCATGCAGGAGTTCAGACGCCAG GGTTTGCCCAATGACAGCTGGCGCATCACCTTCCTGAATGAGAACTATGAGCTATGTGACACCTACCCTGCCCTGCTGGCCGTGCCGTTCAAGGCCTCCGACGAGGATCTGCGCAAAGTGGCCACCTTTCGCTCCCGCGGCCGCATCCCT GTGTTGTCATGGATACACCCGGAGAAGCAGGCGGTGATCACCCGCTGCAGTCAGCCCCTGGTGGGCATGAGCGGGAAGCGTAACCGCGATGACGAGCGCTACCTGGACCTGATCCGCGAGGCCAACGGCGGCACCAGCAAGCTCACCATCTTCGACGCCCGGCCCAACGTCAACGCCGTAGCCAACAAG GCGACGGGAGGCGGGTACGAGGGGGAGGACTACCAGAACGCCGAGCTGGTCTTCCTGGACATCCACAACATCCATGTGATGCGGGAGTCTCTGAAGAAGCTGAAGGACATTGTGTACCCACATGTGGAGGAGGCACACTGGCTCTCCAGCCTGGAGTCCACACACTGGCTGGAGCACGTCAAG CTGGTGCTGGCGGGGGCGATCCAGGTGGCGGATAAGGTGTCGTCGGGGCAGTCGGTGCTGGTGCACTGCAGCGACGGCTGGGACCGCACAGCGCAGCTGACCTCCCTCTCCATGCTGATGCTGGACAGCTTCTACCGCACTCTGCACGGCTTCCAGGTGCTGCTGCAGAAGGAGTGGCTGGGCTTCGGCCATAAGTTCGGCTCG AGAATCGGTCACGGGGATAAAAACCACGCGGACGCAGACAGATCTCCTATCTTCCTGCAGTTCATCGACTGCGTCTGGCAGATGACCAAGCAG TTCCCCACAGCGTTCGAGTTTAACGACCGGCTCCTTCTGACCGTGCTGGACCACCTGTACAGCTGCCGCTTCGGCACCTTCCTGTACAACTGCGAGAGCGCTCGCGACGCCAAC GAGGTGAAGACGAAGACGGTGTCGCTGTGGTCTCTAGTGAACAGTGATCGCTCGTCCTACATTAACCCCTTCTACACCATGGAGTCCAGCCGTGTGCTGTACCCTGTGGCCAGCATGCGCCACCTGGAGCTGTGGGTGGGGTACTACATCCGCTGGAACCCCCGCATCCGACACCAG CAACAGAGCCCAGTGGAGCAGAGATACCGGGAGCTTCTGGCTCTGAAGGACCAATACctgaagaagctggaggagctgcagctgtctggcTCCGCCCCTCGGCTGTCCAACAGCACCGCCCCCTCCCCGGCCTCGCCCACGCAGCGCgtcacgcacatgcacacgcccTTTTGA
- the LOC118774741 gene encoding myotubularin-like isoform X1, with protein sequence MASASIPAYSSNALENSSTKNASRESLKMEPLSDMPLLPGEERVIDKDIIYICPFSGAVKGKVVITNYRLYFRSVEAEPVVTFDVPLGTISRVEKMGGASSRGENSYGLDITCKDMRNLRFALKQEGHSRRDIFDILFRHAFPLSHGLQLFAFLSQEKFEENGWNVYNPMQEFRRQGLPNDSWRITFLNENYELCDTYPALLAVPFKASDEDLRKVATFRSRGRIPVLSWIHPEKQAVITRCSQPLVGMSGKRNRDDERYLDLIREANGGTSKLTIFDARPNVNAVANKATGGGYEGEDYQNAELVFLDIHNIHVMRESLKKLKDIVYPHVEEAHWLSSLESTHWLEHVKLVLAGAIQVADKVSSGQSVLVHCSDGWDRTAQLTSLSMLMLDSFYRTLHGFQVLLQKEWLGFGHKFGSRIGHGDKNHADADRSPIFLQFIDCVWQMTKQFPTAFEFNDRLLLTVLDHLYSCRFGTFLYNCESARDANEVKTKTVSLWSLVNSDRSSYINPFYTMESSRVLYPVASMRHLELWVGYYIRWNPRIRHQQQSPVEQRYRELLALKDQYLKKLEELQLSGSAPRLSNSTAPSPASPTQRVTHMHTPF encoded by the exons ATGGCCTCGGCTTCTATACCAGCATACAGTTCAAACGCCCTAGAAAACAGTTCCACTAAGAAC GCTTCAAGAGAGAGTCTAAAAATGGAGCCTCTGTCTGACATGCCACTGCTGCcgggggaggagagggtgatAG aCAAAGACATCATCTACATCTGCCCATTTAGCGGAGCAGTGAAAGGGAAGGTGGTCATCACCAATTACAGACTGTACTTCCGCAGCGTGGAGGCG GAACCTGTAGTGACTTTTGATGTGCCGCTGGGAACCATCAGTCGGGTGGAGAAAATGGGCGGGGCTTCCAGCCGGGGGGAGAATTCCTATGGGCTGGACATCACCTGCAAG GACATGAGGAACTTGCGGTTTGCTCTGAAGCAGGAGGGCCACAGCAGGAGAGACATCTTTGATATCCTGTTTCGGCACGCTTTCCCTCTGTCCCACGGCCTG cAGCTCTTTGCTTTCCTGAGCCAGGAGAAGTTCGAGGAGAACGGGTGGAATGTGTACAACCCCATGCAGGAGTTCAGACGCCAG GGTTTGCCCAATGACAGCTGGCGCATCACCTTCCTGAATGAGAACTATGAGCTATGTGACACCTACCCTGCCCTGCTGGCCGTGCCGTTCAAGGCCTCCGACGAGGATCTGCGCAAAGTGGCCACCTTTCGCTCCCGCGGCCGCATCCCT GTGTTGTCATGGATACACCCGGAGAAGCAGGCGGTGATCACCCGCTGCAGTCAGCCCCTGGTGGGCATGAGCGGGAAGCGTAACCGCGATGACGAGCGCTACCTGGACCTGATCCGCGAGGCCAACGGCGGCACCAGCAAGCTCACCATCTTCGACGCCCGGCCCAACGTCAACGCCGTAGCCAACAAG GCGACGGGAGGCGGGTACGAGGGGGAGGACTACCAGAACGCCGAGCTGGTCTTCCTGGACATCCACAACATCCATGTGATGCGGGAGTCTCTGAAGAAGCTGAAGGACATTGTGTACCCACATGTGGAGGAGGCACACTGGCTCTCCAGCCTGGAGTCCACACACTGGCTGGAGCACGTCAAG CTGGTGCTGGCGGGGGCGATCCAGGTGGCGGATAAGGTGTCGTCGGGGCAGTCGGTGCTGGTGCACTGCAGCGACGGCTGGGACCGCACAGCGCAGCTGACCTCCCTCTCCATGCTGATGCTGGACAGCTTCTACCGCACTCTGCACGGCTTCCAGGTGCTGCTGCAGAAGGAGTGGCTGGGCTTCGGCCATAAGTTCGGCTCG AGAATCGGTCACGGGGATAAAAACCACGCGGACGCAGACAGATCTCCTATCTTCCTGCAGTTCATCGACTGCGTCTGGCAGATGACCAAGCAG TTCCCCACAGCGTTCGAGTTTAACGACCGGCTCCTTCTGACCGTGCTGGACCACCTGTACAGCTGCCGCTTCGGCACCTTCCTGTACAACTGCGAGAGCGCTCGCGACGCCAAC GAGGTGAAGACGAAGACGGTGTCGCTGTGGTCTCTAGTGAACAGTGATCGCTCGTCCTACATTAACCCCTTCTACACCATGGAGTCCAGCCGTGTGCTGTACCCTGTGGCCAGCATGCGCCACCTGGAGCTGTGGGTGGGGTACTACATCCGCTGGAACCCCCGCATCCGACACCAG CAACAGAGCCCAGTGGAGCAGAGATACCGGGAGCTTCTGGCTCTGAAGGACCAATACctgaagaagctggaggagctgcagctgtctggcTCCGCCCCTCGGCTGTCCAACAGCACCGCCCCCTCCCCGGCCTCGCCCACGCAGCGCgtcacgcacatgcacacgcccTTTTGA
- the LOC118775092 gene encoding CD99 antigen-like protein 2 isoform X2 produces the protein MAKFPTWTFLIICLLALEGLSQDFDLSDALFDNVPTKAHLDLSDFFDVKPTRKPITTKAPAKPKPKPKPQPAADDFDLSDALDPKNDLPGKDKGNRGGGQFSDSDLLDIAEGGAYTPDKGKGGRGGPAIPADNADYDTNAEVGTIAGVASAVAMALVGAVSSYISYQKKKFCFSVQQSLNSGYVKGENPEGVVFQEPQVHQTFLLPPNAQPPSGDSVL, from the exons GCCTGTCCCAGGACTTTGACCTGTCCGACGCTCTGTTCGACAACGTGCCCACCAAAGCGC ATCTGGACCTGTCAGACTTCTTTGATGTGAAACCCACGAGAAAACCCATCACCACCAAAGCACCAGCCAAACCAAAGCCCAAACCCAAACCACAGCCAG ctgcagatgaCTTTGACCTGAGTGATGCTCTGGACCCGAAAAATGACCTTCCTGGGAAAGACAAAGGTAACAGAGGAG GTGGCCAGTTCTCGGACAGCGACCTGCTGGACATCGCAGAAGGTGGAGCTTACACTCCGGACAAAGGCAAAG GAGGACGTGGAGGTCCGGCAATCCCTGCAGACAATGCAGACTACG ACACCAACGCTGAGGTTGGCACCATTGCAGGCGTTGCCAGCGCTGTTGCAATGGCGCTAGTGGGTGCGGTCAGCAGCTACATCTCCTACCAGAAGAAGAAGTTCTGCTTCAGCGTACAGC AGTCTCTGAATTCGGGCTATGTGAAGGGGGAGAATCCTGAGGGTGTTGTTTTTCAGGAGCCACAAG TTCATCAAACCTTCCTGCTGCCACCAAATGCTCAGCCTCCCAGTGGTGACAGCGTGCTGTAA
- the LOC118774741 gene encoding myotubularin-like isoform X2, with protein sequence MASASIPAYSSNALENSSTKNASRESLKMEPLSDMPLLPGEERVIDKDIIYICPFSGAVKGKVVITNYRLYFRSVEAEPVVTFDVPLGTISRVEKMGGASSRGENSYGLDITCKDMRNLRFALKQEGHSRRDIFDILFRHAFPLSHGLQLFAFLSQEKFEENGWNVYNPMQEFRRQGLPNDSWRITFLNENYELCDTYPALLAVPFKASDEDLRKVATFRSRGRIPVLSWIHPEKQAVITRCSQPLVGMSGKRNRDDERYLDLIREANGGTSKLTIFDARPNVNAVANKATGGGYEGEDYQNAELVFLDIHNIHVMRESLKKLKDIVYPHVEEAHWLSSLESTHWLEHVKLVLAGAIQVADKVSSGQSVLVHCSDGWDRTAQLTSLSMLMLDSFYRTLHGFQVLLQKEWLGFGHKFGSRIGHGDKNHADADRSPIFLQFIDCVWQMTKQFPTAFEFNDRLLLTVLDHLYSCRFGTFLYNCESARDANEVKTKTVSLWSLVNSDRSSYINPFYTMESSRVLYPVASMRHLELWVGYYIRWNPRIRHQSPVEQRYRELLALKDQYLKKLEELQLSGSAPRLSNSTAPSPASPTQRVTHMHTPF encoded by the exons ATGGCCTCGGCTTCTATACCAGCATACAGTTCAAACGCCCTAGAAAACAGTTCCACTAAGAAC GCTTCAAGAGAGAGTCTAAAAATGGAGCCTCTGTCTGACATGCCACTGCTGCcgggggaggagagggtgatAG aCAAAGACATCATCTACATCTGCCCATTTAGCGGAGCAGTGAAAGGGAAGGTGGTCATCACCAATTACAGACTGTACTTCCGCAGCGTGGAGGCG GAACCTGTAGTGACTTTTGATGTGCCGCTGGGAACCATCAGTCGGGTGGAGAAAATGGGCGGGGCTTCCAGCCGGGGGGAGAATTCCTATGGGCTGGACATCACCTGCAAG GACATGAGGAACTTGCGGTTTGCTCTGAAGCAGGAGGGCCACAGCAGGAGAGACATCTTTGATATCCTGTTTCGGCACGCTTTCCCTCTGTCCCACGGCCTG cAGCTCTTTGCTTTCCTGAGCCAGGAGAAGTTCGAGGAGAACGGGTGGAATGTGTACAACCCCATGCAGGAGTTCAGACGCCAG GGTTTGCCCAATGACAGCTGGCGCATCACCTTCCTGAATGAGAACTATGAGCTATGTGACACCTACCCTGCCCTGCTGGCCGTGCCGTTCAAGGCCTCCGACGAGGATCTGCGCAAAGTGGCCACCTTTCGCTCCCGCGGCCGCATCCCT GTGTTGTCATGGATACACCCGGAGAAGCAGGCGGTGATCACCCGCTGCAGTCAGCCCCTGGTGGGCATGAGCGGGAAGCGTAACCGCGATGACGAGCGCTACCTGGACCTGATCCGCGAGGCCAACGGCGGCACCAGCAAGCTCACCATCTTCGACGCCCGGCCCAACGTCAACGCCGTAGCCAACAAG GCGACGGGAGGCGGGTACGAGGGGGAGGACTACCAGAACGCCGAGCTGGTCTTCCTGGACATCCACAACATCCATGTGATGCGGGAGTCTCTGAAGAAGCTGAAGGACATTGTGTACCCACATGTGGAGGAGGCACACTGGCTCTCCAGCCTGGAGTCCACACACTGGCTGGAGCACGTCAAG CTGGTGCTGGCGGGGGCGATCCAGGTGGCGGATAAGGTGTCGTCGGGGCAGTCGGTGCTGGTGCACTGCAGCGACGGCTGGGACCGCACAGCGCAGCTGACCTCCCTCTCCATGCTGATGCTGGACAGCTTCTACCGCACTCTGCACGGCTTCCAGGTGCTGCTGCAGAAGGAGTGGCTGGGCTTCGGCCATAAGTTCGGCTCG AGAATCGGTCACGGGGATAAAAACCACGCGGACGCAGACAGATCTCCTATCTTCCTGCAGTTCATCGACTGCGTCTGGCAGATGACCAAGCAG TTCCCCACAGCGTTCGAGTTTAACGACCGGCTCCTTCTGACCGTGCTGGACCACCTGTACAGCTGCCGCTTCGGCACCTTCCTGTACAACTGCGAGAGCGCTCGCGACGCCAAC GAGGTGAAGACGAAGACGGTGTCGCTGTGGTCTCTAGTGAACAGTGATCGCTCGTCCTACATTAACCCCTTCTACACCATGGAGTCCAGCCGTGTGCTGTACCCTGTGGCCAGCATGCGCCACCTGGAGCTGTGGGTGGGGTACTACATCCGCTGGAACCCCCGCATCCGACACCAG AGCCCAGTGGAGCAGAGATACCGGGAGCTTCTGGCTCTGAAGGACCAATACctgaagaagctggaggagctgcagctgtctggcTCCGCCCCTCGGCTGTCCAACAGCACCGCCCCCTCCCCGGCCTCGCCCACGCAGCGCgtcacgcacatgcacacgcccTTTTGA
- the zgc:110222 gene encoding uncharacterized protein CXorf40 homolog — MSLRVSCLSFRQPYAGLVLNGVKTVETRWRPLLAEFENCTLAVHIAWKDWESDDWGDVLTSLGMNQVQIQELLESGERFGRGVVAGLVEVGETWCCPDCLPREEMRELERAAVLTGLEGKHLTRLSRPRWLREPLYARGHKDVWVVDIPEELLPSPPSAPHPAS, encoded by the exons ATGAGTTTGCGGGTAAGCTGCCTCTCGTTCAGGCAGCCGTACGCTGGCTTAGTGCTGAACGGCGTGAAAACTGTCGAGACGCGCTGGCGGCCCCTGCTGGCCGAGTTTGAGAACTGCACCCTGGCCGTTCACATCGCCTGGAAGGACTGGGAGAGCGACGACTGGGGGGACGTGCTGACGTCACTAGGGATGAACCAGGTCCAAATACAGGAGCTTCTAGAATCCGGCGAAAGGTTCGGCCGAGGAGTAGTGGCAG GCCTGGTGGAGGTGGGCGAGACCTGGTGCTGTCCTGACTGCCTGCCCCGGGAGGAGATGCGGGAGCTGGAGCGGGCGGCTGTCCTCACCGGGCTGGAGGGGAAGCACCTGACCCGCCTGTCGCGCCCACGCTGGCTCAGGGAGCCTCTCTACGCCCGGGGTCACAAGGACGTCTGGGTCGTGGACATCCCCGAGGAACTgctgccctcccctccctctgcgcCCCACCCAGCTAGCTAG